The Pseudomonas allokribbensis genome has a window encoding:
- the yiaY gene encoding L-threonine dehydrogenase, translating into MSSTFFIPAVNIMGSGCLDEAMNAIRNYGFRKALIVTDAGLAKAGVATMIAEKLAMQDIDSVIFDGAKPNPSIANVEAGLALLKDSRCDFVVSLGGGSPHDCAKGIALCATNGGQIRDYEGVDQSAKPQLPLIAINTTAGTASEMTRFCIITDETRHVKMAIVDRNVTPLLSVNDPALMVAMPKSLTAATGMDALTHAIEAYVSTAANPITDACALKAMTLISNNLRLAVRDGSDLAARENMAYAQFLAGMAFNNASLGFVHAMAHQLGGFYDLPHGVCNAVLLPHVQTFNALVCADRLTDVAHAMGADIRGFSPEEGAQAAIAAIRCLAKDVDIPGGLRDLGAKCTDIPILAANALKDACGLTNPRAADQRQIEEIFRSAF; encoded by the coding sequence ATGAGCAGCACCTTTTTCATTCCCGCAGTAAACATCATGGGCAGCGGCTGCCTCGACGAGGCGATGAATGCGATCCGCAACTACGGTTTTCGCAAGGCGCTGATCGTCACCGACGCCGGGTTGGCCAAGGCTGGCGTGGCGACCATGATCGCCGAGAAACTGGCGATGCAGGACATCGACTCGGTGATCTTCGACGGCGCCAAGCCAAATCCGAGCATTGCCAATGTCGAGGCCGGGCTGGCGCTGCTCAAGGACAGTCGCTGCGATTTCGTGGTGTCCCTTGGCGGCGGCTCGCCCCACGACTGCGCCAAGGGCATCGCCCTGTGCGCGACCAACGGCGGGCAGATCCGCGACTATGAAGGCGTCGATCAATCGGCCAAGCCGCAATTGCCGCTGATCGCCATCAACACCACCGCCGGCACAGCCAGCGAGATGACCCGTTTCTGCATCATCACCGATGAAACCCGCCATGTGAAAATGGCCATCGTCGACCGTAACGTCACGCCGCTGCTGTCGGTCAACGACCCGGCGCTGATGGTCGCCATGCCGAAAAGCCTGACCGCTGCCACCGGCATGGACGCACTGACCCACGCGATCGAGGCCTACGTCTCCACCGCCGCCAACCCGATCACCGACGCTTGCGCCTTGAAGGCGATGACCCTGATCAGCAACAACCTGCGCCTGGCGGTTCGCGACGGCAGCGACCTCGCCGCGCGGGAAAACATGGCCTACGCGCAGTTCCTCGCCGGCATGGCGTTCAACAATGCATCGCTTGGCTTCGTGCATGCGATGGCGCACCAGTTGGGCGGTTTCTACGATTTGCCTCACGGGGTGTGCAACGCGGTGCTGTTGCCCCATGTGCAGACGTTCAACGCGCTGGTCTGCGCCGATCGCCTCACCGACGTCGCCCATGCCATGGGCGCCGACATTCGTGGTTTCAGCCCGGAGGAGGGTGCGCAAGCCGCGATTGCCGCGATCCGTTGCCTGGCCAAGGACGTCGACATCCCCGGTGGCTTGCGTGACCTCGGCGCCAAATGCACCGACATCCCGATACTCGCCGCCAACGCCCTGAAAGACGCCTGCGGTTTGACCAACCCACGGGCGGCGGATCAACGGCAGATCGAAGAGATTTTCCGCAGCGCGTTTTAA
- a CDS encoding MFS transporter, which yields MNPSLILLITCSTVFLAQLGMSIYLPALPQIAGHLQVDAPQVAWGLSLYLIGMALPMLLWGSLAQRIGRKPVLLAALGIYGLANLVLPLGSTLESFLLMRLLQGIGASGISVMARVLIRDSFRGDLLAKALSWISISFVVALGIGQYAGSLIQVTLGWQAIFYLLGAVSLLMAAIVSRLNFPELVEAPATASPWAVYGRILTCRAFLLPALAGGLGYGVIIAFNSAAPLILQGPLGWTTTEYGLLGWPISAAYFLGALAVNRFVLRTGQHRLMTLGVGLVMAGSGVMLAGSLLASSMAWLLWLPYCVAVFGQSLNYPISLSRANDGAPIAGAYAMALSGFIHQLMAALIGAVASLFASPQAWPLSLLCCVLALGAVLCVRFAPGRQPA from the coding sequence ATGAACCCCAGCCTCATCCTGCTCATCACCTGCTCCACCGTGTTTCTCGCCCAACTGGGCATGAGCATTTACCTGCCGGCGTTGCCACAGATCGCCGGGCACTTGCAGGTCGATGCACCGCAGGTGGCCTGGGGCTTGTCGCTGTACCTGATCGGCATGGCGCTGCCGATGCTGCTCTGGGGCAGTCTGGCGCAGCGCATCGGCCGTAAACCGGTGCTGTTGGCGGCGCTGGGGATTTATGGGCTGGCGAATCTGGTGCTGCCGCTGGGCTCGACACTGGAGTCGTTCCTGCTGATGCGCCTGCTTCAGGGGATCGGCGCCAGCGGCATTTCGGTGATGGCGCGGGTGCTGATTCGTGACAGTTTCCGGGGCGATCTGCTGGCGAAGGCGCTGTCGTGGATTTCGATTTCGTTCGTTGTCGCGCTCGGCATCGGGCAATACGCCGGCTCGCTCATTCAGGTGACGCTGGGCTGGCAGGCGATCTTTTATCTGCTGGGTGCGGTCAGTCTGTTGATGGCCGCGATTGTCTCGCGCCTGAATTTTCCGGAGCTTGTCGAGGCACCCGCAACCGCGTCGCCCTGGGCGGTCTACGGAAGGATTCTGACCTGTCGGGCGTTTCTTCTGCCGGCGCTCGCGGGCGGTCTGGGTTATGGCGTGATCATCGCGTTCAACAGCGCTGCGCCGTTGATTCTGCAAGGCCCGCTCGGTTGGACAACGACCGAATATGGGCTGTTGGGCTGGCCGATCAGTGCGGCGTATTTTCTGGGCGCGTTGGCGGTCAATCGCTTTGTCTTGCGCACGGGTCAGCACCGGTTGATGACACTGGGGGTCGGGTTGGTGATGGCCGGCAGTGGGGTGATGCTGGCCGGCAGCCTGTTGGCCAGCTCGATGGCCTGGCTGCTTTGGCTGCCTTACTGCGTAGCGGTGTTCGGCCAGTCGTTGAACTACCCGATCAGCCTGTCACGGGCCAACGATGGAGCGCCGATTGCCGGCGCCTACGCGATGGCCCTGAGCGGTTTCATCCACCAATTGATGGCTGCACTGATCGGCGCCGTGGCCAGCCTGTTCGCCAGTCCGCAAGCGTGGCCGCTGTCGCTGCTGTGTTGTGTACTGGCGTTGGGCGCGGTGCTCTGCGTGAGGTTCGCGCCCGGTCGCCAGCCCGCTTAA
- a CDS encoding aminotransferase class I/II-fold pyridoxal phosphate-dependent enzyme translates to MNHLTDSLNTFSNYRKVIALADHDWEAAEAGKVAALNVEVKGCNHLLDQHGRQFHHFCTTSYLGLDHHPALLEGAISALRETGTLRVANSKNRCKLALLDQYESELSHLFGAVCLSSLSCSAASAGILPLLASGVFTQNRPPVMVFDRLAHYSMHHLKASCADETQVLTSPHNDMDFLESVCQRHSTVAYIADGAYSMGGVANLDGLLYLKERYGLFLYLDDSHALSAVGSNGAGLVRPRMPALEEDCLIVASLAKSFGASGGLVMLGNQRQKKLIQRYGGPSNWSQSLNCAAIGAGLASIQLHRSAELRALQIRLQANIRLFDSLLSTEQHGSPMAIRLINCGEAALATRIAIELAEHGFFTSAVFFPVVAQGKAAIRVTLRADMESTLIHHFCDLITGLLLTHSGHRDR, encoded by the coding sequence TTGAATCATCTGACGGATTCCCTCAACACCTTCTCCAACTATCGCAAAGTCATCGCGCTGGCAGACCACGACTGGGAGGCTGCCGAAGCCGGAAAAGTCGCGGCTCTCAATGTCGAGGTCAAAGGCTGCAACCACTTGCTCGATCAACACGGGCGCCAGTTCCATCACTTTTGCACCACGTCCTATCTGGGCCTCGACCACCACCCGGCCCTGCTTGAAGGTGCCATATCGGCCCTTCGGGAAACCGGCACACTGCGCGTAGCCAACTCGAAAAATCGCTGCAAGCTGGCGCTGCTCGATCAATACGAAAGCGAGCTGTCGCACTTGTTTGGCGCGGTGTGTCTGAGCAGTCTGTCCTGCAGCGCCGCGAGTGCCGGCATCCTGCCGTTGCTGGCCAGTGGCGTGTTCACGCAAAACCGCCCGCCGGTGATGGTGTTCGATCGCCTGGCCCACTATTCGATGCATCACCTGAAAGCCAGCTGCGCCGATGAAACTCAAGTGCTGACATCGCCCCACAACGACATGGATTTTCTCGAATCGGTGTGCCAACGCCACTCCACCGTCGCCTACATCGCCGACGGTGCCTACAGCATGGGTGGCGTGGCAAATCTGGACGGTCTGCTGTACCTGAAGGAACGTTATGGCTTGTTTCTATATCTCGATGACTCCCACGCGTTGTCGGCGGTCGGCAGCAACGGCGCCGGCCTTGTACGGCCAAGAATGCCGGCGCTGGAAGAGGATTGCCTGATCGTCGCTTCGCTGGCCAAGTCGTTCGGTGCCAGCGGCGGTCTGGTGATGCTCGGCAATCAGCGCCAGAAAAAATTGATCCAGCGTTACGGCGGTCCGAGCAATTGGTCGCAAAGCCTCAATTGCGCTGCCATTGGTGCGGGTCTGGCGTCGATCCAACTGCATCGCAGTGCAGAGCTGCGTGCATTGCAGATTCGGCTCCAGGCCAATATTCGCCTGTTCGACAGCCTGCTGAGCACCGAACAACACGGCAGCCCCATGGCCATCCGCCTGATCAACTGCGGCGAGGCCGCCCTGGCCACTCGAATTGCCATCGAACTGGCCGAACACGGCTTTTTCACCAGCGCGGTATTTTTCCCGGTGGTGGCTCAAGGTAAAGCCGCGATCCGCGTTACGCTGCGCGCCGACATGGAATCGACACTGATCCACCACTTCTGTGATTTGATCACCGGATTGTTACTGACTCACAGCGGCCATCGCGACCGCTGA
- a CDS encoding DMT family transporter, with protein MSTLQWAGLLLLAVLAGAVVPFQSAINTNLARGLGHPLWATLASLLVSVLVLLPVIVALRLPLPSLAFIGKAPLWMWAGGAFGVCFVALAVVLVPKLGASGFVALALAGQVLASMVLDHFGLFGLLEKQLTLSRVFGAVLLMAGVVLIQFSPALEKSAAAVG; from the coding sequence ATGAGTACGTTGCAGTGGGCCGGTCTGTTGTTGCTGGCGGTATTGGCCGGGGCGGTGGTGCCTTTTCAAAGTGCGATCAACACCAATCTGGCCCGGGGCCTGGGCCATCCGTTGTGGGCGACATTGGCGTCATTGCTGGTCAGCGTTCTGGTGTTGTTGCCGGTGATCGTCGCGCTGCGATTACCGTTGCCATCACTGGCGTTCATCGGCAAGGCGCCGCTGTGGATGTGGGCCGGTGGCGCGTTCGGGGTGTGTTTTGTGGCATTGGCGGTGGTGTTGGTGCCGAAACTCGGGGCATCGGGGTTTGTCGCGCTCGCGTTGGCCGGACAAGTGCTGGCGTCGATGGTGCTGGACCACTTCGGGTTGTTCGGGCTGCTGGAGAAGCAACTCACATTGTCTCGGGTATTCGGCGCGGTGCTGTTGATGGCGGGCGTGGTGCTGATCCAGTTTTCCCCGGCGCTGGAAAAGAGCGCCGCAGCCGTCGGATAA
- a CDS encoding LysR family transcriptional regulator — translation MHQMNDLRRIDLNLLVILDALLSEQHVTRAAERLHLSQPAVSHALARLRDLLGDPLLVRAGSGLAPTARALELVAPLAEALAQVQSLLAPNTFDPASARRTFRLAMSDYGAAIILPRLIRTLRAEAPGIDLQISHASREGMVEGLLNGDIDLAAGVLPELPGELHSTPLFEERYVCLLDRQSLPAGGVLDLPTYLSRPHVLLEMRGSGTPEIERTLTALRERRRVAISLPHWSVAPQFISGTDLILTVASRALNDIDEEALIIVPPPFEIAPFTFVSAWHKRRGGDQALNWLNRRIGEGIVRG, via the coding sequence ATGCATCAGATGAATGATCTTCGGCGCATCGACCTCAACCTGCTGGTGATCCTCGACGCCTTGCTCAGCGAGCAGCACGTCACCCGCGCCGCCGAGCGTCTGCACTTGAGTCAACCGGCGGTCAGCCATGCGTTGGCCCGACTGCGTGACTTGCTCGGTGATCCATTGCTGGTGCGGGCCGGTTCGGGGCTGGCGCCCACCGCTCGGGCGCTGGAACTGGTGGCGCCGCTGGCCGAGGCCCTGGCCCAGGTGCAATCGCTGCTGGCGCCCAACACCTTTGACCCGGCCAGCGCGCGCCGGACCTTTCGGCTTGCGATGTCGGACTACGGCGCGGCGATCATCCTGCCTCGCCTGATTCGTACATTGCGCGCGGAAGCGCCGGGCATCGACCTGCAAATCAGCCATGCCAGCCGCGAAGGCATGGTCGAAGGTTTGCTCAACGGCGACATCGACCTCGCTGCCGGTGTGCTCCCGGAACTCCCCGGCGAATTGCACAGCACGCCGCTGTTCGAGGAGCGCTACGTCTGCCTGCTGGATCGCCAGAGCCTTCCCGCCGGAGGTGTTCTCGACCTGCCAACCTACCTTTCCCGTCCGCACGTTCTGCTGGAAATGCGCGGCAGCGGCACCCCGGAAATCGAACGCACCCTGACCGCCCTGCGTGAGCGCCGCCGTGTCGCCATCAGCCTGCCGCACTGGAGCGTTGCGCCGCAGTTCATCAGCGGCACGGATCTGATCCTGACCGTGGCTTCGCGGGCGTTGAACGATATTGATGAAGAGGCACTGATCATCGTGCCGCCGCCGTTCGAGATCGCGCCGTTCACCTTTGTCTCGGCGTGGCACAAGCGGCGGGGTGGGGATCAGGCGTTGAACTGGTTGAATCGGCGGATCGGGGAGGGGATAGTGCGCGGCTGA
- the fos gene encoding fosfomycin resistance glutathione transferase: MLTGLNHLTLAVTDLDRSLAFYRDVLRLRVEATWDAGAYLSLPGLWLCLSLDAQRKSEPAAEYTHYAFSLDAADFPRFVQKLRAANVQEWRDNRSEGASFYFLDPDGHKLEAHVGDLASRLAACRQKPYAGMRFFNES; this comes from the coding sequence ATGCTCACCGGCCTCAACCACCTGACCCTCGCCGTCACCGACCTGGATCGCAGCCTCGCGTTCTACCGCGACGTGCTGCGCTTGCGGGTCGAGGCCACGTGGGACGCCGGTGCCTACCTGTCGCTCCCTGGATTGTGGTTGTGCCTGTCGCTCGACGCGCAACGCAAATCCGAGCCCGCCGCCGAGTACACCCATTACGCCTTCAGCCTCGACGCAGCGGACTTTCCACGGTTCGTGCAAAAGCTTCGCGCCGCGAACGTGCAGGAATGGCGCGACAACCGCAGCGAAGGTGCGTCGTTCTACTTCCTCGATCCGGACGGCCACAAGCTCGAAGCGCATGTTGGCGATCTGGCCTCGCGACTGGCCGCATGTCGGCAAAAGCCCTACGCAGGCATGCGTTTTTTCAACGAGTCGTGA
- a CDS encoding LysE family translocator — protein sequence MTPSLLMAVLASGFIYGITPGPGVLAVFGIGAARGRRAGAGFLCGHLLGDVIWCSTALIAIVGAREIGSTAFDVLGVLSGLYLFWLGWRAVRAKRSNGDQPQGAARQPFWHGILFGLTNPKAYPVAVATFTALLSSRAELLNWSMLPMLIALSFLGGLLAYAILIGIVGARQVRTLYQRHELAITRLCGVMFIGFAINALVHALPGLMPNKT from the coding sequence ATGACTCCATCGTTGCTTATGGCCGTGCTGGCCTCGGGTTTCATCTACGGCATCACGCCGGGGCCGGGTGTGCTGGCGGTGTTCGGCATCGGCGCTGCGCGGGGCCGACGGGCCGGGGCGGGGTTCCTGTGCGGGCATCTGCTGGGCGATGTGATCTGGTGCAGCACGGCGTTGATTGCGATTGTCGGCGCCCGGGAAATCGGCAGTACCGCGTTCGATGTGCTCGGTGTACTCAGCGGTCTGTACCTGTTCTGGCTCGGCTGGCGCGCCGTGCGGGCCAAACGCAGCAACGGCGATCAGCCACAGGGCGCTGCGCGTCAGCCGTTCTGGCACGGCATCCTGTTCGGGCTGACCAACCCCAAGGCCTACCCGGTGGCAGTGGCGACGTTCACCGCGCTGCTGTCGAGCCGCGCCGAACTGCTCAACTGGTCGATGCTGCCGATGCTGATCGCTTTGAGCTTCCTCGGTGGATTGCTCGCCTACGCTATTCTCATTGGCATTGTCGGCGCCCGACAGGTGCGCACGCTGTATCAGCGCCATGAACTGGCCATCACCCGGTTGTGCGGGGTAATGTTTATCGGTTTCGCCATCAACGCCCTGGTGCATGCGCTACCGGGGCTGATGCCGAACAAGACTTGA
- a CDS encoding sensor domain-containing protein, with protein sequence MESRNSAPLASYIDLLLDAVCAVDKQGRFVFVSAACERILGYTPDELIGQSMIDYVYPADRERTLSAASDIMGGEPKHNFENRYVRKDGSVVHILWSARWSEVDQLRIAVARDITERKLAESRQAALYAISEAAHAAEDLLALFKRIHMIIGEWLPALNFSVALYDEHCAQLNFPYHVDDDELQPEQPGTVTGRLCAEVIRSGQPILLTPDCPHAPPGFEALVAGQQSPCWLGVPLNSKNGTIGALIVKSLAGGERYTERDKELLQYVCAQVATAIERQQLHARLRRMAQYDQLTQLPNRELLRDRLKAALAGAREQSGFMALLYVDLDRFKQVNDTFGHAVGDMLLQTVANRLKGCVRDTDTVARIGGDEFVVLLHSVHAAEDADSVAEKIRQILVQPMRLDGHNLHIEPSIGVARYPEHGSEEQQLFRHADQAMYAAKRQNHRARDI encoded by the coding sequence ATGGAAAGTCGAAATTCTGCACCGTTGGCGAGTTATATCGATCTGTTGCTGGACGCCGTGTGCGCAGTCGACAAGCAGGGTCGTTTCGTTTTTGTCAGCGCGGCCTGCGAGCGGATTCTCGGCTATACGCCTGACGAACTGATCGGCCAGTCGATGATCGACTACGTCTATCCCGCCGACCGTGAACGCACCTTGTCCGCCGCCAGTGACATCATGGGCGGCGAGCCCAAGCACAATTTCGAAAACCGCTACGTGCGCAAGGACGGCAGCGTCGTGCACATTCTGTGGTCGGCGCGCTGGTCTGAAGTCGATCAACTGCGCATTGCCGTGGCTCGGGACATCACCGAGCGCAAACTCGCCGAATCCCGTCAGGCGGCGTTGTATGCGATCTCCGAAGCGGCGCATGCGGCGGAGGATCTGCTGGCGCTGTTCAAGCGCATTCACATGATTATTGGCGAGTGGTTGCCGGCGCTGAATTTCTCCGTGGCGCTGTACGACGAACACTGCGCACAGCTGAATTTTCCCTATCACGTCGACGATGACGAGTTGCAACCGGAGCAGCCCGGCACCGTGACCGGTCGGCTGTGCGCCGAAGTGATCCGCAGCGGTCAGCCGATCCTGCTGACCCCGGATTGCCCGCACGCACCGCCAGGTTTCGAAGCGTTGGTGGCGGGGCAGCAATCGCCATGCTGGCTCGGCGTGCCGCTGAACTCGAAGAACGGCACCATCGGCGCGCTGATCGTCAAAAGCCTGGCCGGCGGCGAGCGCTACACCGAGCGCGACAAGGAACTGCTGCAATACGTCTGCGCCCAGGTCGCCACGGCCATCGAGCGTCAGCAATTGCACGCCCGTCTGCGGCGCATGGCGCAATACGATCAGTTGACCCAGTTGCCCAACCGCGAATTGCTGCGTGATCGGCTCAAGGCTGCGCTTGCGGGTGCGCGGGAGCAGTCGGGGTTCATGGCGCTGCTGTATGTCGATCTGGATCGCTTCAAACAGGTCAACGACACCTTCGGCCACGCCGTTGGCGACATGCTGCTGCAAACCGTGGCCAACCGCCTCAAGGGCTGCGTACGCGACACCGACACCGTGGCGCGCATTGGTGGCGATGAATTCGTGGTGCTGCTGCACAGCGTTCACGCCGCCGAAGATGCCGACAGCGTGGCGGAAAAAATCCGACAGATTCTGGTGCAACCGATGCGTCTGGACGGGCACAACCTGCACATCGAACCGAGCATCGGCGTCGCCCGTTATCCCGAGCACGGCAGCGAAGAACAGCAACTGTTCCGCCACGCCGACCAGGCCATGTATGCCGCCAAACGGCAGAATCACCGGGCGCGGGATATCTGA
- a CDS encoding KGG domain-containing protein, whose product MPNSRNSNSGNFANDRTKASEAGRKGGKTTTTTVDKEPKTDMGRKPAQKSK is encoded by the coding sequence ATGCCTAACTCAAGAAACTCGAACTCGGGAAACTTCGCCAACGATCGAACCAAGGCGTCTGAAGCCGGTCGCAAAGGTGGGAAAACCACCACCACGACGGTCGACAAAGAGCCTAAAACCGACATGGGCCGCAAGCCCGCTCAGAAATCGAAGTAG
- a CDS encoding DUF4142 domain-containing protein, with the protein MNRMATRVRNFSFVTLLGLCAGSAFAQSPADFINEASAKGMADIEASRLAHQKSESKEVKDYTIVVINDRTTANQHLAKIAKKLDLPVAPREEVADKAKALMPEVKDGATFDQAYAASQVKATEEAIEQIQQEAQTTDVPEIKAFANETLPKLQNHLQMARALQASR; encoded by the coding sequence ATGAACCGGATGGCCACCCGAGTACGCAACTTCAGTTTTGTCACCCTGCTGGGGCTGTGCGCCGGCAGTGCGTTCGCCCAGTCGCCCGCCGACTTCATCAACGAAGCTTCGGCCAAAGGCATGGCCGACATCGAGGCCAGTCGTCTGGCGCACCAGAAGTCCGAGTCCAAAGAGGTCAAGGACTACACCATCGTGGTCATCAACGACCGCACCACCGCCAATCAGCATTTGGCAAAAATCGCCAAGAAGCTGGACTTGCCTGTCGCCCCCCGTGAAGAGGTCGCCGACAAGGCCAAGGCATTGATGCCGGAGGTGAAGGACGGCGCAACCTTCGATCAGGCCTACGCCGCCAGTCAGGTCAAAGCCACGGAAGAGGCGATCGAACAGATTCAGCAGGAAGCCCAGACCACCGACGTGCCAGAAATCAAAGCCTTCGCCAACGAGACCCTGCCGAAACTGCAAAATCACCTGCAAATGGCCCGGGCTCTACAGGCCAGCCGCTGA
- a CDS encoding low affinity iron permease family protein: MKFAKISQTLALWAGSPKTFMGALILIGLWGLSGPFFHFNDTWQLIINTSTTIITFLMVFLIQNTQNRDTDILHLKLDELLRVNKEAQNAMLGLESLDLKQLEALRRHYRAMGEGEVFDLEGLGHKSKPKQDLNEC; this comes from the coding sequence ATGAAATTCGCAAAGATTTCGCAAACGCTGGCACTCTGGGCCGGCAGCCCCAAGACGTTCATGGGGGCTTTGATTCTGATTGGGTTGTGGGGGTTGAGCGGGCCGTTTTTTCATTTCAATGACACCTGGCAACTGATCATCAATACCTCGACCACGATCATTACGTTTCTGATGGTGTTTCTGATCCAGAACACCCAGAACCGCGACACCGACATTCTGCATTTGAAACTCGATGAGTTGCTGCGGGTGAACAAGGAGGCGCAGAACGCGATGCTCGGGCTGGAGTCGCTGGACCTCAAGCAACTGGAGGCTCTGCGCAGGCACTACCGCGCCATGGGTGAAGGTGAGGTGTTCGATCTTGAGGGGCTCGGCCACAAGAGCAAACCGAAGCAGGACTTGAATGAATGCTGA
- a CDS encoding type I restriction endonuclease yields MEFFEKLASLAAKVRLQSAAIQTEEATKNAFVMPFISTVLGYDVFDPTEVTPEFVCDVGTKKGEKIDYAIMKEGEVQILIECKKIGEPLHINHASQLFRYFHVTSARISILTNGQVYKFFTDLDAPNKMDEKPFLELDLLDIDEYSVPELIKLTKSAFDVDSIINAAGELKYVSQIKKVIASQVSKPDDDFVKVFASRVYDGVITQKVRDQFHELTKKAVVQFLNDQINDRLKSAMSGAIQPALASLPSASAGTDPVDTRDESDDKVLTTLEELEGYHIVRALVRSVVDAKRIVQRDTQSYFGILLDDNNRKPICRLHFNRSQKYIGIFDEEKNETRHPINSVDDIYEYSDHLKKTVGYYD; encoded by the coding sequence ATGGAATTCTTCGAAAAGTTAGCCAGTCTTGCCGCCAAAGTCCGGTTGCAGAGCGCTGCAATCCAGACAGAAGAAGCGACAAAAAACGCGTTTGTCATGCCTTTCATCAGTACCGTTCTGGGTTACGACGTGTTTGACCCGACAGAGGTGACTCCAGAGTTTGTCTGCGATGTCGGTACGAAGAAGGGCGAAAAAATTGATTACGCCATCATGAAAGAGGGTGAAGTGCAGATCCTCATTGAGTGCAAGAAAATCGGCGAGCCATTGCACATCAATCACGCCTCGCAGCTGTTTCGTTACTTCCACGTTACCAGCGCCCGAATTTCGATTCTCACCAACGGTCAGGTCTACAAGTTCTTCACTGACCTGGACGCGCCGAACAAAATGGATGAGAAACCATTCCTTGAACTGGATCTTCTGGATATCGATGAATATTCGGTGCCTGAACTCATCAAACTCACCAAGTCCGCGTTCGACGTCGATTCGATCATCAACGCGGCCGGTGAATTGAAGTACGTCAGCCAGATCAAGAAAGTCATCGCATCGCAGGTCAGCAAACCGGATGACGACTTCGTCAAAGTGTTTGCTTCGCGAGTCTACGACGGAGTCATTACGCAAAAGGTGCGGGATCAGTTCCATGAACTGACGAAGAAAGCGGTTGTGCAGTTCCTCAACGATCAGATCAATGATCGCCTGAAGTCTGCAATGAGCGGTGCTATCCAGCCGGCGCTGGCTTCATTGCCGTCGGCTTCTGCGGGAACTGATCCCGTCGATACGCGGGATGAGTCGGACGATAAGGTTCTGACGACTCTGGAGGAGTTGGAGGGTTACCACATCGTTCGTGCATTGGTTCGATCCGTGGTCGATGCCAAGCGAATCGTTCAGCGCGATACACAGAGCTACTTCGGCATTCTGCTGGACGATAACAACCGCAAGCCGATTTGCCGTCTGCATTTCAACCGTTCGCAGAAGTACATCGGTATCTTCGATGAAGAGAAAAACGAAACGCGCCATCCGATTAACTCAGTCGATGACATCTACGAGTACTCGGATCATCTGAAAAAGACAGTTGGCTACTACGACTGA
- a CDS encoding AidA/PixA family protein yields MTSEPIPSPSSVTENAHNILLIVDAESIRSRYPAPSLDASSPTSISDGFIFFATDDSSQKKARNDSNITLPIDIGRIVHLRGRTVSLIAEYSVVVYDMTIDTSNVLSGLHLEVHPDLTIPAPNPSAPTEPVSQKAHDHFWACTTKASGMARLEMNFMLVNQQCEAVGYFRWAANIEVTN; encoded by the coding sequence ATGACCTCCGAACCGATCCCCTCACCGTCTTCCGTCACCGAGAATGCGCACAACATTCTGTTGATCGTCGATGCCGAATCAATACGCTCGCGCTATCCGGCCCCCAGTCTGGATGCCAGTTCACCGACAAGCATCAGCGATGGGTTCATCTTTTTTGCTACAGATGACAGCTCTCAAAAAAAAGCCAGAAATGACAGCAATATAACCTTACCTATCGACATTGGTCGTATTGTTCATTTGCGCGGGAGAACCGTCAGCCTCATCGCCGAGTACAGTGTTGTGGTCTACGACATGACAATCGATACCAGCAACGTCCTTTCAGGGCTTCACCTGGAAGTTCACCCGGACCTCACCATTCCCGCTCCCAACCCCAGCGCTCCAACCGAACCCGTTAGCCAGAAAGCCCACGATCATTTCTGGGCGTGCACGACCAAGGCATCGGGCATGGCCAGACTCGAAATGAACTTCATGCTGGTCAATCAGCAATGTGAGGCCGTGGGGTATTTCAGGTGGGCTGCAAATATAGAGGTGACGAACTAG